Proteins encoded by one window of Paraburkholderia terrae:
- a CDS encoding TetR/AcrR family transcriptional regulator, which translates to MNHRTKVAETRRAATRHKLLDAAMRLFSDQTGPTPVIDDVIREAKVSRGTFYNYFDSVDEVLAAISHELSDQMTTNILPVHDALLEPWQRLAVGFRLFMVRAMLDRKWAAFVTRVDAWQHNTLVAKHIGSDLEQGKARGQFSFDRIDVATDFITGASAYCIQTIRRGVPEPNLYMDAQVRMALTCVGCDREICERGVALSLSHLQSWAINEGLSAPAWAQYLNTDDGQRFLSHTPVSYK; encoded by the coding sequence ATGAATCACCGAACCAAGGTCGCGGAAACCAGACGCGCAGCCACACGCCATAAATTGCTGGACGCCGCAATGCGGCTGTTTTCGGACCAGACAGGTCCGACGCCTGTCATCGACGACGTTATCCGGGAAGCAAAAGTTTCGCGCGGCACTTTCTATAACTACTTTGATTCCGTCGACGAGGTGCTTGCCGCCATCAGCCACGAACTGAGCGACCAGATGACCACAAACATTCTTCCTGTCCATGACGCCCTGCTCGAACCGTGGCAGCGCCTGGCTGTGGGATTCCGCCTCTTTATGGTTCGGGCAATGCTAGATCGCAAGTGGGCCGCCTTCGTGACACGCGTAGATGCATGGCAACACAACACACTCGTGGCAAAGCACATTGGATCTGATCTAGAACAGGGCAAGGCACGCGGTCAGTTTTCATTCGACCGTATAGACGTCGCGACCGACTTCATCACGGGCGCATCGGCGTATTGCATTCAGACGATACGTCGTGGGGTTCCGGAGCCCAACCTCTACATGGACGCACAGGTGAGGATGGCGTTGACCTGCGTAGGCTGCGACAGAGAGATTTGCGAGCGAGGTGTCGCGTTATCGTTGTCGCACCTTCAATCGTGGGCGATCAACGAAGGGTTGAGTGCGCCTGCGTGGGCGCAGTATCTGAACACAGATGATGGACAACGGTTTCTGTCTCACACGCCAGTCTCGTATAAATGA
- a CDS encoding flavin reductase family protein, which yields MENTVISDGPKLFDVKTLRACMGLFATGVTVVTYLADGVPTGMTANAFMSVSLDPPLVLVSVRASSRFNQWVQHGVRYGINFLGESQRPLSMHFGGRPEDGREVPFANERGTPLLDGSLAQLVLRTVDVHPAGDHFLYIGEVEYVRFGENERPLVFYGGKYRQILTHLPLVSANGSLEGW from the coding sequence ATGGAAAATACTGTTATATCCGATGGTCCAAAGCTCTTTGATGTAAAGACGCTTCGCGCATGTATGGGTCTTTTCGCTACTGGCGTAACGGTGGTCACGTATCTGGCGGATGGAGTGCCGACTGGCATGACCGCCAATGCGTTCATGTCTGTCTCACTTGATCCTCCTTTGGTTCTGGTTTCGGTTAGAGCCAGTTCGCGCTTCAACCAATGGGTGCAGCACGGCGTTCGATATGGGATTAACTTCCTCGGGGAAAGCCAGAGACCGCTGAGCATGCACTTCGGAGGAAGGCCGGAAGATGGACGGGAGGTTCCATTTGCCAATGAGCGAGGAACTCCCCTCCTGGATGGGTCGCTGGCTCAGCTTGTCTTGCGTACCGTGGATGTACATCCGGCGGGAGACCACTTCCTCTACATCGGAGAGGTCGAGTACGTCCGGTTCGGTGAGAATGAACGTCCGCTCGTATTCTACGGTGGGAAGTATCGACAGATTCTTACCCACCTTCCCCTGGTTTCGGCAAATGGTTCGCTTGAGGGTTGGTAG
- a CDS encoding TetR/AcrR family transcriptional regulator, whose product MDHQTRSSERKRFLTRTRLLDAAMRVSVRRGGPRPVIDDVIREAKVSRTTFYNHFTSLDEVMAAIGEELSNQMTTDILPLYSVLEEPWQRISAGFRLFLLRALLDQTWAAYVTRVDAWPHDTLVARYMALDLRNGKALGQFRYERIDAVSDFLSGATAHCIQAVMEGVDDPNPYMDASVRMAFAGLGCSVGLSEKAVAFSLDYLQAWAAGTTGTHKPKWIEKINTEDGQRFLSYQLSAKS is encoded by the coding sequence GTGGACCATCAAACCAGGTCATCTGAAAGAAAACGCTTCTTGACGCGCACCCGTTTACTAGACGCAGCAATGCGAGTTTCTGTGCGACGTGGTGGACCGAGGCCAGTGATCGATGACGTCATTCGCGAAGCGAAGGTATCTCGAACCACGTTCTACAACCACTTCACCTCACTGGACGAAGTGATGGCGGCGATTGGAGAAGAGTTGAGCAATCAGATGACCACGGATATTCTGCCCCTCTACAGCGTGCTTGAAGAGCCATGGCAACGCATCTCTGCAGGATTCCGGCTTTTTCTGTTACGTGCCCTTCTGGACCAGACGTGGGCGGCATACGTAACGCGAGTCGACGCGTGGCCTCACGACACATTGGTCGCTCGATACATGGCGCTCGATCTGCGGAATGGAAAAGCGCTAGGTCAGTTTCGCTATGAGCGAATCGACGCGGTCAGCGACTTTTTAAGTGGCGCAACGGCGCATTGTATTCAGGCAGTCATGGAAGGGGTGGACGACCCCAATCCATATATGGACGCCAGCGTTCGCATGGCTTTCGCCGGCCTGGGTTGTTCGGTCGGGCTCAGCGAGAAAGCCGTCGCTTTCTCGCTCGACTATCTTCAGGCTTGGGCGGCAGGCACGACCGGCACACACAAACCGAAGTGGATAGAGAAGATCAATACAGAGGATGGGCAACGCTTTCTGTCATATCAGTTGTCAGCCAAAAGTTGA
- a CDS encoding DUF4148 domain-containing protein — MKFFTKMVLATLVVAPVVSFAQSSQPASRAQVRTELAQLEKAGYDPHDWVHYPENIQAAQAKVAAQNAAAQGVGSGYGGAVDGTSGTANGR; from the coding sequence ATGAAGTTTTTCACCAAGATGGTCCTGGCTACCCTTGTTGTTGCGCCCGTCGTGTCATTCGCGCAGTCCAGTCAGCCGGCAAGTCGAGCGCAGGTGCGCACCGAATTGGCGCAGTTGGAGAAGGCTGGCTACGATCCGCATGACTGGGTTCATTACCCAGAAAACATCCAGGCCGCGCAGGCGAAAGTTGCTGCACAAAATGCTGCAGCTCAGGGAGTCGGCTCGGGATACGGTGGTGCTGTCGACGGAACGTCCGGAACAGCGAACGGTCGGTAA
- a CDS encoding porin, which translates to MTLQADCSDPAEVVKQFLETLFYSKDNEMRKIISCVALMACGVCNTYAQSSVTLYGRVAAGFDFVTNVATPNGQSKNNYRFGSNQYGYSWFGLKGDEDLGGGLHAVFKLESLFTSGTGEIFPNSLFTRDAYVGLSYDNFGSIWLGRAMSLTDETGWYIDPLGEQVGTGIANFAFGRAWGPRSNVITYNSPNWAGFSFRVQNGFGNEAGNFQGNRQFSVSAQYTLASFAAYGVYEELRDANGKFSGLYTASREYMAGVTYQLGPVKLYTGYQQLVSSGKDTVPDSFNPYGATRAQQEWLGASWQATSALALQAGWYHGNVNHGGGTGNLAAFGTTYNLSKRTFVYLTVGAMFNGKPSAFPVETADSQPLPGHNQQGGYFGIMHFF; encoded by the coding sequence GTGACTTTGCAAGCCGATTGCAGCGATCCGGCAGAGGTCGTCAAGCAATTTTTGGAGACTCTTTTTTATAGTAAGGATAACGAAATGAGAAAGATAATTTCCTGCGTAGCGCTGATGGCATGCGGTGTCTGCAACACGTATGCGCAGAGCTCCGTCACGCTGTATGGACGCGTCGCAGCGGGTTTCGATTTTGTCACGAACGTGGCGACGCCGAATGGTCAGTCGAAAAACAATTATAGGTTCGGCAGCAATCAATATGGATACAGCTGGTTCGGCCTGAAAGGCGACGAAGACCTCGGAGGAGGTCTGCATGCCGTCTTCAAACTCGAAAGCCTCTTTACTTCTGGCACGGGCGAGATTTTCCCCAATTCGCTTTTTACGCGCGACGCGTATGTCGGCTTGTCCTACGACAACTTTGGAAGTATCTGGCTCGGACGGGCCATGAGCCTTACCGACGAGACCGGCTGGTATATCGATCCATTGGGCGAACAGGTGGGCACGGGTATCGCCAACTTTGCCTTCGGGCGCGCGTGGGGTCCCCGATCGAACGTCATCACCTACAACTCACCCAATTGGGCTGGCTTCTCGTTCAGAGTCCAAAACGGCTTCGGCAACGAGGCTGGCAACTTTCAGGGTAACCGTCAGTTCAGTGTGAGCGCGCAATATACCCTCGCGAGTTTTGCGGCATACGGCGTGTATGAAGAGCTTCGTGACGCCAACGGAAAGTTCTCCGGCCTTTATACCGCTTCGCGCGAATACATGGCGGGCGTCACTTACCAGTTGGGTCCCGTGAAGCTCTACACCGGCTATCAGCAACTCGTTTCGTCGGGTAAGGATACCGTCCCCGATAGCTTTAATCCTTACGGGGCGACGCGCGCTCAACAAGAGTGGCTAGGCGCCTCCTGGCAGGCTACGTCCGCTCTCGCACTGCAGGCTGGCTGGTATCACGGCAACGTAAATCATGGCGGCGGCACGGGCAATCTTGCTGCCTTCGGCACCACCTATAACCTGTCCAAACGAACATTCGTCTACCTGACCGTCGGAGCCATGTTCAATGGAAAACCGTCGGCGTTCCCGGTTGAAACGGCGGACTCGCAACCGTTACCTGGCCACAATCAACAAGGCGGCTATTTTGGCATCATGCACTTCTTCTGA